The following coding sequences lie in one Sphingomonas sp. M1-B02 genomic window:
- a CDS encoding hydroxypyruvate isomerase family protein gives MKLSRRTMLAAGAATAGAATMGQALPRSNAARFSLGFAPHEGSFKSRGSRIEQIAFAADQGFTAWEDNEAAGRTIAEQTAMAKALQQRGMTMGVFVASMPRWAEFRPLLGGNDDADRIAFLADIRASIDVAKRLDAKWMTVVTGFLDRKLPVEIQTGRIIDTMRRAADIVAPHGLVMVMEPLNTLVNHPGVFLQTIPQGFAVAKGANSPAVKVLADLYHEQIQAGHLIKTMETCWDEIAYIQFGDNPGRKEPGTGEINYRNIVRWLRAKQFAGVIGMEHGNSIDGRAGEERLVAAYREIDLP, from the coding sequence ATGAAGCTGAGCCGACGAACGATGCTGGCTGCGGGCGCTGCCACGGCGGGGGCGGCGACGATGGGCCAGGCCTTGCCGCGGTCCAACGCTGCCCGCTTCTCGCTGGGCTTCGCGCCGCACGAGGGCAGCTTCAAGAGCCGCGGCAGCCGGATCGAGCAGATCGCCTTCGCCGCCGATCAGGGCTTCACCGCCTGGGAAGACAATGAGGCGGCAGGCCGGACGATCGCCGAGCAGACGGCGATGGCAAAGGCACTCCAGCAGCGCGGCATGACGATGGGCGTCTTCGTCGCGAGCATGCCGCGCTGGGCCGAGTTCCGGCCCCTGCTCGGCGGGAATGACGACGCGGATCGCATCGCCTTCCTCGCCGATATCCGCGCCTCGATCGACGTCGCCAAGCGGCTTGATGCGAAGTGGATGACGGTGGTCACCGGCTTCCTGGATCGCAAGCTGCCGGTCGAGATCCAGACCGGCCGGATCATCGACACGATGCGGCGCGCCGCGGATATCGTCGCCCCGCACGGGCTGGTGATGGTGATGGAGCCGCTTAACACGCTGGTGAACCATCCCGGCGTCTTCCTGCAGACCATCCCGCAGGGCTTTGCGGTCGCCAAGGGAGCGAATAGCCCGGCGGTGAAGGTGCTGGCCGACCTCTATCACGAACAGATCCAGGCCGGGCATCTGATCAAGACGATGGAGACCTGCTGGGACGAGATCGCCTATATCCAGTTCGGCGACAATCCCGGCCGCAAGGAGCCCGGCACCGGCGAAATCAACTATCGCAACATCGTCCGCTGGCTCCGCGCGAAGCAGTTCGCCGGGGTGATCGGGATGGAGCATGGCAATTCGATCGACGGCCGCGCCGGCGAGGAGCGGCTCGTCGCCGCCTATCGCGAAATCGACCTGCCATGA